The DNA segment TATccctggtctccgttcctcgttcgagcgttaAAAACTACTGAAAGCCCTtatgcatgaaattttaataaaccatgaaataaaacaCATGTTCATGCAATAATCACGCAATAagataattaaacacatattttgtAAAACAATAGATtacatgcagtcaggttacgtagcTTGAATTTTCTAGACATTACAATTCTTCCTTCCTTATAAAGaatttcttcctcgaaattTAAAACGTACCGAATAACTCTGGGTAGCGACTCATCATCTCAGactcggtctcccaagtagcctcctcctcagaatgattcagccacttgaccttgaccatctaGATCACCTTATTCCGGAGCTTCCTCTCTTGCCTGACCAGTATCTGAGTGGGTCTTTCCTCGAAAGATAGATTCGGTGTCAGCTGCAGAGGCTCATAGTTTAGCACATacgaaggattcgacatgtacttccgcagcatagagacATGTAATACGTTATGAACTCCCGTCAGATTCGGCGGTAACGCAACTCTGTAAGCTAGTGTCCCcactctctctaggatctcgaATGGTCTTATGAATCTAGGACTGAGCTTGCCCTTTTTCtcaaatctcatcacacccttcatcggtgtgACCTTCACGAAATCATGAACACttacggcaaactctagatccctGCGCCGCTGATCTGCATTGCTATTCTGTCGGCTCTGAGCGGTTTTCATCCTGTCCTGAATCTTGACCACTAACTCTGCAGTCTGTCTGACAATATCTggccccaactctgctctctctctcctacctcatccaaTACACCGAtgacctacacttcctcccgcATAGtccttcatatggagccataccgatggatgtctgatagctgttgttgtacgtgaactccacaagaggtaacttcggctcccagctgccctggaagtcgatcatgcaagctctGCGTAGGTCctccaatatctgaatcaccctctcaGACTGACCGTCAGTCTGTGTGTGGAAAGCTGTATTGAATAACAACTTAGTACCCAATGcctgatgcagactcttccagaatgtagacgtgaacctcggatccctgtctgattcgatggacactggaatcccatgcagcctgactatctctctgatatacAGCTCTGAATattgagtcatggtgaaagtcttccCGATCGGTAGAAATTGTAATGACTTACTGAGCCGatcgactatcacccaaatggcattgtaCCCTCCAACTGTCCTCGGTAGCcctgtcacaaagtccatggtaatgttctcccatttccactagggaatagggagtggtctcagcttTCCTGCAAGTCTCTCATGTTCGGCCTTAACATGATGATACGTCAAACACTCGGACATGAAACGCAAGATATCTCGCTTCATGTCCAGCCACTAATATAGAGACTGCAGATATTTACAGATTCTGTGGGCCTCACTCATGATATCTGCTCTCagggaatcactgctaggaacccacagtcGGTCACAATATCCGACTATGTCATCCTCAACTGTATACAACCTCAGGCCCTTAGACTcatccctctgtctccacttctgtaactgctcgtcAGAAGTCTGCCCTGTTCGAATCCTATCCCTCAGTGTCAACTGTACCGTCAGGGTAGAAAGACTAGGGGCATCGCCCCTGGCATACACTGCAAGCTAAAACCTCTGAATTTCTGCCTGCAAAGGCCTTTGTACCGACGACTGAGCAATCATTACATGCTTCCTACTCAGAGCatctgcaaccacattagccttacccggatggtagctaaagtcgtaatcataatctttcactagctctagccatcttcgctgcctcatattcagttctttttgcgtgaagaagtacttcagacTCTGATAatcggtgaaaatcttgcacttctcctcATACAGATAATCCCTCCATATCTTCAAGATGAATACACTGCTGATAACTCGAGGtaatgagtcggataattcctctcatggaccttcaactgtctggacgTGTAGGCTATAACCCTAtcatgctgcatcagaactgcgcccaaaccgagcttcgaagtaTCTATATAAAGCACAAACTCCCCTTGCCCGGATTTTATAGCTAGAACTGGTGCCGAAGTCAATGCCTGTTTCAGCCTATCAAAACTCTCCTGGCACTCTGATCTCCAGATGAAtttggcattcttctttgtcaaggcaaTTATGGGCACCACAATAGAATAAaaaccctgaataaacttcctaTAGTACCCAACCAACCCCAAGAAATTGAGGATCTCTGTCACACTCTTAGGCACTGGCCAGTCTCGGAATGCCTCGACCTTACTGGGATCAACCTCCACTTCGTCTCGAgatatgatgtggcctaagaatgccactctgtcaAGCAAAGCTCACATTTACTAAACTTGACATACAACCGTCTGTCCTGTAAAGTCTATAGTAAGGTCCTcagatgctgactgtgctcctctctgctcttcgaatagatcaagaTGTCGTCTATAAAAATTATGACGAACTAATCCAAATACGGCTGAAACACGCTATTCATGAGATCCACGAAAATCACTGGCGTGTTCGTCAGTCCaaagggcatcaccataaactcatattGCCCATAACGCTTCCTGAAAGTCGTCTTATGCACGTCAGACTCCTCTCACATTCAATTGTGGTATCCTGATCGGAaatctatatttgaaaatactgatgctccctgaagctgatcaaatagatcttcaatcttAGGCAgatgatatttattcttaactGTGACCCTGTTCAGTTATCTGTAATCAATGCTTAGCCGTATgctgccatccttcttcttaacgaacagtactggtgcgccccatgtaGAAAAGCTTGGGCGAATGAATCCCTTGTCCAGCAAGTCCTGTATTTGATCTTTCTGCTCATTCATTTCTGCAGGTGCTAGATGATAGGATTCCTTTTAAACCGGCACTGAACCTGGAATTAGCTCGATGGAAAAGtccacctctctgtctggtgAAATGCCTGAAACATCATCTGAGAAAACACTGGGAAAATCCCTGACCTCCTCTAGCCTTTGGCAGACTTACTCGGTCACTGTCACAATACTCGCCAAAAATGCCTGGCAACCTCTCCTCATGAGCTTCCTCGCACAAATGCAAGAAATGATGTGCAACATCTGCTGGTGTCTGGCTGCCTCAAAAATAAATGGCTTCCCGCTGGGTGGTCGGACAGATACTGACCTCTGTCAAAAATATG comes from the Primulina huaijiensis isolate GDHJ02 chromosome 8, ASM1229523v2, whole genome shotgun sequence genome and includes:
- the LOC140982015 gene encoding uncharacterized protein, producing MKTAQSRQNSNADQRRRDLEFAVSVHDFVKVTPMKGVMRFEKKGKLSPRFIRPFEILERVGTLAYRVALPPNLTGVHNVLHVSMLRKYMSNPSYVLNYEPLQLTPNLSFEERPTQILVRQERKLRNKVI
- the LOC140982016 gene encoding uncharacterized mitochondrial protein AtMg00860-like — encoded protein: MNEQKDQIQDLLDKGFIRPSFSTWGAPVLVAFLGHIISRDEVEVDPSKVEAFRDWPVPKSVTEILNFLGLVGYYRKFIQGFYSIVVPIIALTKKNAKFIWRSECQESFDRLKQALTSAPVLAIKSGQGEFVLYIDTSKLGLGAVLMQHDRVIAYTSRQLKVHERNYPTHYLELSAVYSS